In a genomic window of Flavobacterium sp. KACC 22761:
- a CDS encoding SulP family inorganic anion transporter, with the protein MTKKINLFANLKSDFASGLVVFLVALPLCLGIAMASGAPLFSGIIAGVVGGLVVGYLSQSHISVSGPAAGLTAIILTAITDFGAFDVFLLSVFIAGIIQLALGFLKAGSISNYFPTNVIEGMLAGIGIIIILKQLPHAFGYDADFEGDQAFIQNDGSNSFSFLFDVINHIQLGAVVISAVSLVILLAWDKVPFLKSLKLVPGALVAVIAGVVLNEVFVSSGSSLAIAKEHLVSLPVPKSFDDFKSILILPNFSAVTNPQVWVVAVTIAIVASIETLLCIEASDRMDVQKRYTDTNVELRAQGIGNMISSLLGGLPMTSVVVRSSANNNAGAKSKMSTIIHGLFLLISVLSIPAILNKIPLATLATVLILVGYKLAKPATFMHFWEKGKYQFVPFIATLVFVVATDLLKGVALGIIISIIFVLRGNLKRAYIFKKEEYEDGDIIHIDLAQEVSFLNKAAIKQTLNEIPENSKVVINAHDTEYIAHDVLDLIREFKETRAIDENIKVKLKGFKEAYELENTPENNNHVTIEHYYDVAKRALVKKETIKEQF; encoded by the coding sequence GCGCCATTATTTTCTGGAATTATTGCTGGCGTTGTTGGTGGTTTAGTAGTAGGTTATTTAAGCCAATCACATATTAGCGTTTCAGGTCCTGCTGCTGGATTAACAGCAATTATTTTAACCGCTATTACTGATTTTGGTGCTTTTGATGTGTTTTTACTGTCTGTTTTTATCGCAGGAATAATTCAATTAGCATTAGGATTTTTGAAAGCCGGAAGTATATCAAATTATTTTCCAACAAATGTAATCGAAGGGATGTTGGCCGGTATTGGTATCATTATCATTTTAAAACAATTGCCCCACGCTTTTGGTTATGACGCTGATTTTGAAGGTGATCAGGCTTTTATTCAAAACGATGGAAGTAATTCGTTTTCATTTTTATTTGATGTTATCAATCACATTCAATTAGGTGCTGTTGTTATTTCGGCGGTTTCACTTGTAATATTGCTTGCTTGGGATAAAGTACCATTTTTAAAAAGCTTGAAATTAGTTCCAGGTGCACTAGTTGCCGTTATTGCTGGTGTTGTGCTTAATGAAGTCTTTGTTTCGTCTGGAAGTTCATTGGCAATTGCAAAAGAACATTTGGTTTCGTTGCCAGTGCCAAAATCTTTTGATGATTTTAAATCGATTTTGATTCTTCCGAATTTTAGTGCAGTTACAAATCCTCAAGTGTGGGTTGTAGCTGTTACAATTGCTATTGTAGCTTCAATTGAAACATTATTATGTATCGAAGCTTCGGATAGAATGGATGTTCAAAAACGTTATACAGATACAAATGTCGAACTTAGAGCACAAGGAATTGGTAACATGATCAGTTCGCTTTTAGGCGGATTGCCAATGACATCTGTAGTAGTTAGATCATCTGCAAATAATAATGCAGGTGCAAAATCTAAAATGTCAACTATTATTCACGGTTTGTTTTTATTGATTAGTGTTTTGTCGATTCCGGCAATTTTAAATAAGATTCCATTAGCAACTTTGGCTACAGTTTTAATTTTAGTAGGTTATAAATTAGCTAAACCAGCAACTTTCATGCATTTCTGGGAAAAGGGCAAATATCAATTTGTGCCTTTTATAGCAACATTAGTCTTTGTTGTTGCTACAGATTTGCTGAAAGGGGTTGCGTTGGGAATTATAATCAGTATTATTTTTGTATTGAGAGGAAACTTAAAAAGAGCTTATATCTTCAAAAAAGAAGAGTATGAAGATGGAGATATTATTCATATCGATTTAGCTCAGGAAGTTTCCTTCTTGAATAAAGCAGCGATTAAACAAACTTTAAACGAGATTCCAGAGAATTCTAAAGTGGTTATCAATGCTCATGATACTGAGTATATCGCTCATGATGTTTTAGATCTGATTCGTGAGTTTAAAGAAACACGTGCAATCGATGAAAACATCAAAGTAAAACTTAAAGGTTTTAAAGAGGCATACGAGTTGGAGAATACACCAGAAAACAATAATCATGTTACCATTGAGCATTATTATGATGTTGCTAAAAGAGCTTTGGTGAAAAAAGAAACGATAAAAGAACAGTTTTAA
- the can gene encoding carbonate dehydratase: protein MRKFYEQLLENNKKWVETSLAKDPNYFADLAKGQQPPLLWIGCSDSRVPANEIVGAKPGEVFVHRNIANMVVHSDMNMLSVLDYAVNVLKIKHIIVCGHYGCGGVKAAMGNQSVGIIDNWIRHIKDEYRLHDKYLNSIEDETERFNAFVEINAKEQVYNLAKTSIVQGAWKNGQDLMLHGWVYGLNSGFVTDLNVTISSNDELDSVYQLDL, encoded by the coding sequence ATGAGAAAATTTTATGAGCAGTTATTAGAAAACAATAAGAAGTGGGTTGAAACTTCATTAGCAAAAGATCCTAATTATTTTGCGGATTTGGCTAAAGGACAACAACCGCCATTATTGTGGATTGGATGTTCTGACAGCCGTGTTCCTGCAAACGAAATTGTGGGAGCAAAACCAGGTGAAGTTTTTGTACATAGAAACATTGCAAATATGGTTGTTCACTCTGATATGAATATGTTGAGTGTACTAGATTATGCAGTAAATGTTTTAAAAATTAAGCACATTATTGTTTGCGGACATTACGGATGCGGCGGTGTAAAAGCAGCTATGGGTAATCAATCAGTTGGGATTATCGACAACTGGATTCGTCATATTAAAGATGAATACCGTTTACACGATAAATATCTGAATTCAATTGAAGACGAAACAGAGCGTTTTAATGCTTTTGTTGAAATCAATGCTAAAGAACAAGTTTACAATTTGGCTAAAACATCAATTGTACAAGGAGCTTGGAAAAATGGTCAAGACTTGATGCTTCACGGATGGGTTTACGGATTAAATTCTGGTTTTGTAACTGATTTGAATGTAACAATCAGTTCAAATGATGAACTAGACTCTGTTTATCAGCTGGATTTATAA
- a CDS encoding LETM1-related biofilm-associated protein gives MINASAPGWIDKFFSEQKFSEAIPFETTDSFYYKVRETGFIYGHIIAIDSQFPIPIKGWFKTEISKVALLNTLYHVFCLEKRNSEPNNFIAEALKFYNQMNPEGFNLFKILLPKDTPSLSLENIIDQRVQTNDSIISKNFSHLVTNALLFIDVLAFRQYLEHGAIPDKYLKRIEETVLGIVGLALKTKTVKSQHDDLLIKLFEASIRYSKFSKVTVETLETLSLDYFKNTLEHYYLIDMAGMALWSDGVVENEEAYFLYSLGSTMGVSDDFVTKSIATTNTFITTHKKKIPYFNYSNPVKHFYDQMTHTVVKLIIRNKNRLVKEIVQSKELMVLLAYSTTRDLDAKEKKKVKKQLLDICKTIPSLTIFLLPGGSLLLPILIKFIPTMLPSAFNENLDENE, from the coding sequence ATGATTAACGCATCGGCACCAGGCTGGATAGATAAGTTTTTTAGTGAACAGAAGTTTTCAGAAGCTATTCCTTTTGAAACCACTGATTCCTTTTACTATAAAGTAAGAGAAACTGGTTTTATATACGGACATATCATTGCTATTGATTCGCAATTTCCTATTCCGATAAAAGGCTGGTTTAAGACCGAAATTTCAAAAGTAGCGTTACTTAATACCTTGTATCATGTTTTTTGTTTGGAAAAAAGAAATTCTGAACCAAATAACTTTATTGCAGAAGCTTTAAAATTCTACAACCAAATGAACCCAGAGGGTTTTAATTTGTTTAAAATTTTGCTTCCAAAAGACACTCCTTCTCTTTCATTAGAAAACATAATTGACCAAAGAGTTCAAACAAACGACAGTATTATCAGTAAAAACTTTTCGCATTTAGTTACAAATGCTTTGTTGTTTATCGATGTTTTGGCCTTCAGACAATATTTAGAACATGGTGCTATTCCCGATAAATATTTAAAACGAATAGAAGAAACCGTTCTAGGAATCGTTGGACTTGCACTAAAAACAAAAACAGTCAAATCACAGCACGACGATTTATTGATAAAACTTTTTGAAGCATCAATTCGTTATTCTAAATTTTCGAAAGTTACAGTTGAAACGCTTGAAACATTGTCTTTAGATTATTTCAAAAACACTTTAGAACATTATTATTTGATCGATATGGCTGGAATGGCTTTGTGGAGTGATGGTGTTGTGGAGAATGAAGAAGCTTACTTTTTATATTCATTAGGTTCAACAATGGGCGTTTCAGATGATTTTGTGACCAAAAGCATTGCAACAACCAACACGTTTATTACAACTCATAAAAAGAAAATACCGTATTTTAATTACTCAAATCCGGTGAAACATTTTTATGACCAAATGACACACACAGTTGTAAAACTGATTATTAGAAACAAAAACCGATTGGTAAAAGAAATTGTTCAAAGCAAGGAATTGATGGTGCTTTTGGCTTATTCTACAACAAGAGATTTAGATGCCAAAGAAAAGAAAAAAGTAAAAAAACAGCTTTTGGATATCTGCAAAACTATTCCGTCATTGACAATCTTTTTGCTTCCAGGAGGAAGTTTGCTATTGCCGATTCTGATTAAGTTTATTCCGACTATGCTTCCGTCTGCTTTTAATGAAAATCTTGACGAAAACGAATAA
- a CDS encoding superoxide dismutase family protein, whose translation MKKAIVSFAIITALVIGCKTNTKSNDAKTLTVNLEPKSNSTVSGTATFTEKNGKVTFVAKVAGLQPGVHAIHIHEKSDCSVADGSSAGGHWNPTFKKHGKWGVGEYHKGDIGNFTADAKGNGTITLTTDEWCVGCGDATKDVLGKGLIVHQGTDDFTTQPTGNAGGRVACAGIIK comes from the coding sequence ATGAAAAAAGCAATTGTTTCTTTCGCTATAATTACAGCCTTAGTCATTGGCTGTAAGACCAATACAAAATCAAATGACGCCAAAACTTTAACTGTAAATTTGGAGCCAAAAAGCAACAGTACCGTTAGCGGAACTGCAACTTTTACAGAGAAAAACGGAAAAGTGACTTTTGTTGCAAAAGTTGCCGGATTGCAGCCTGGCGTTCATGCCATTCACATTCATGAAAAATCAGATTGTTCTGTTGCAGACGGAAGTTCAGCTGGAGGACACTGGAATCCAACTTTCAAAAAACATGGAAAATGGGGAGTTGGCGAATACCATAAAGGTGATATCGGGAACTTTACTGCAGATGCAAAAGGAAACGGAACGATCACTTTGACTACAGACGAATGGTGTGTAGGCTGTGGTGATGCAACCAAAGATGTTTTAGGAAAAGGTTTAATAGTACATCAAGGAACAGACGACTTCACCACTCAACCTACTGGAAATGCAGGCGGTAGAGTTGCTTGTGCAGGAATCATCAAATAA